The Streptomyces halobius genomic interval CGGCTCCGCCCCGCACACCGGGGTGGCGGGCTACACGCTGGGCGGCGGAATCGGCCTGCTGGGCCGCGAGTTCGGCTACGCGGCGGACCGGGTACGCTCGCTCGACGTCGTCACCGCCGACGGCGCCCTGCGTCACGTGACCGGCACGAGCGACCCCGACCTGTACTGGGCGCTGCTGGGCGGCCGGGACAACTTCGGCATCGTCACCGCCCTTGAGATGGAACTGCTGCCCGTCGCCCGGCTCTACGGCGGCGGGATCTACTACGACGCGGACGACGCCGAGGCCCTCTTCGGCTTCTTCCGCGAGTGGACAGCGAGCGCGCCGGAGTCGGTCACCGCCTCGATCGGCATGATCGAATACCCGCCGATCCCGGTCTTCCCCGAGGCGCTGCGCGGTCGGCACGTGGTGCACGTCCGCTTCGCCAGCACCGACCTGGCGGGCGGTTCCGAACTGACCCGTCCCTGGCTGGAGGTGGCGACGCCGGTCCTTGAGCACCTCGGCGAGATCGGCTACGACGAGGTCGGCTCCATCTACCGCGAGCCCGACTTCGCCCACTCCTACTTCGGCAACAACGTGCTGCTCGACGAGCTGACCCCGGCCGCGCTCGACGCCGTGCGCGAACTGGCGGGCAAGACCGCGCCGGTGGGCTGCATCGTCGACCTGCGGCACCTCGGCGGGGCCATGGCGCGCCCGCCGCGTACGCCGAACGCCGTGCCGTTTCGTGAGGCGCAGTACATCCTGCGCATCCTCTCCGGGCTCGATGGCAACGAGGAGGAGTCACGGATCAGGTGTACGACAAGGCCACCCTGCGGCGCCTTGCCGAGCTGAAGCGGACCTACGACCCGGGCAACCTCTTCCGCCGCAACCAGAACATCCGGCCACTGGTGTAACCGGCCCTGCCCTGCGACCGGCCGGTGCTCGGCCGCGGCGACCGTGCGGCGGCCGAGCACCGGCGCGTGCGGCGGGGCGAGGGGCCCTGGCAGGCTCCGGCCCGTCGGCCCGGTGTCAGCCGCCGGCCGGGGAGGCGAGAGCGACGCTGTTGCCGTCCGGGTCGGCCACCCGCGCCACCCGTTCCCCCCAGGGCATGTCCACCGGCTCGCCAAGCACGGGCACGCCCGCGTTGCGCAGCCGCTCCAGGGCCTGGTCGACGTCCTCGACGAAGACGAACATCTCGTACGGCCCGCCCGGCTCCCGTGGCTCCGTGGCGGCGGAGACGGCGAGCTCCGCGCCGTCCCGGTGGAGGCCGACGAAGGCGGGCTCGCCCGTGGGCGGGTGCTGGACGAGACGGGTGAAGCCGAGCCGTTCGTAGAAGGCCGCGGTCCGCGCCACGTGGTGCGCGGACAGGAGCGGAAAGGCCCGCAGCGGCCGTGGCGCCGCCGTGCCCCCGGACGCCCCCTCCGGCTCCGCGGCGGCCGTACGGGTGCTCATTAGAGGACCATCCCTTCTGCAGCCCTCACGGGTAGGGTTGTGACCTCTCGGTCCCGGTGGGGTACGGCCAGTGTCGCGAGCTGCTCGACGGCCATCATGAGTTCCGCCGGCCCTGCCGGGCCCGAGGCCGTCTGACCGGCTTCAGGGACACGCCCCTTCGAGGGCCGATTAATGAGCTCCCGGCAGACGTCCTCACTACCGAGCAGGTGCTCCGCGCACGACACAGGAGTACTTCTTTCGTGTTCATCGGATGGGACTGGGCGACCGAGACCCATGACGTGACGGTCATGGACGCCTCCGGCAAGCGCGTCGACCGGTGGGAACTGGCCCACACCGAGGAGGGGTTCGCCAAGACCCTTGCCCGGCTGCGCCGGCACGGCACCCCGGCGGATCTGCCGGTGGCGATCGAGACCACCCGCGGCCTGGCCGTGGACCGGCTGCTGGCCGCCGGGCACCCGGTGGTGCCGGTGCGCCCCAACGCCTTCCACGCGATGCGGCCGCGCTGGGGTGCCTCCAAGGCCAAGACCGATGCGGGCGACAGCATGAAGCTCGCCGACTCCCTGCGCACTGACGGCCACCTGCTGCCCCGCCCGGAGCCCACCGAGCAGGCCACCCTCGCTCTCCAGGCCCTCACCCGGACCCGCGCCGACCATGTCGAAGCGCGCGTCGCCGCCGTCAACCAGCTCGCCGCGCTGCTGGACGAGCACTGGCCCGGCGGCAAGGCCGTCTTCGCCAGTCTCGACAGCGACATCGCGCTTGCCTTCCTGGA includes:
- a CDS encoding BBE domain-containing protein translates to MYDKATLRRLAELKRTYDPGNLFRRNQNIRPLV
- a CDS encoding VOC family protein, with the protein product MSTRTAAAEPEGASGGTAAPRPLRAFPLLSAHHVARTAAFYERLGFTRLVQHPPTGEPAFVGLHRDGAELAVSAATEPREPGGPYEMFVFVEDVDQALERLRNAGVPVLGEPVDMPWGERVARVADPDGNSVALASPAGG
- a CDS encoding IS110 family transposase; its protein translation is MFIGWDWATETHDVTVMDASGKRVDRWELAHTEEGFAKTLARLRRHGTPADLPVAIETTRGLAVDRLLAAGHPVVPVRPNAFHAMRPRWGASKAKTDAGDSMKLADSLRTDGHLLPRPEPTEQATLALQALTRTRADHVEARVAAVNQLAALLDEHWPGGKAVFASLDSDIALAFLERYPTPASAAKLTATRLKAWCKRRHYSGKKPGSVLIERLRAAPKAASRLGEAVVEQLVRVQVQLVQGIRATIRALDKAITTATETHPYAPLSATMPRTGKVSWATKIYNDARARKKRPHATRILARAWLRVMRACWRDGACYDPVIHQANGKINTTADTPLAA
- a CDS encoding FAD-binding oxidoreductase, coding for MVARTVPHGLAPLSGSAPHTGVAGYTLGGGIGLLGREFGYAADRVRSLDVVTADGALRHVTGTSDPDLYWALLGGRDNFGIVTALEMELLPVARLYGGGIYYDADDAEALFGFFREWTASAPESVTASIGMIEYPPIPVFPEALRGRHVVHVRFASTDLAGGSELTRPWLEVATPVLEHLGEIGYDEVGSIYREPDFAHSYFGNNVLLDELTPAALDAVRELAGKTAPVGCIVDLRHLGGAMARPPRTPNAVPFREAQYILRILSGLDGNEEESRIRCTTRPPCGALPS